A region of Flavobacterium indicum GPTSA100-9 = DSM 17447 DNA encodes the following proteins:
- a CDS encoding GLPGLI family protein produces the protein MKTKIIFVFYFFCNSIFAQQIIFEYSQKINRPSDDLNLKYQLIMEDDKSLAKVKDIKDITQIENHTDFDFGGINDSVVSYVYKNQDFPRFVRISEEKIFKSYSENQMFVSTPDNFKENHKVIKDSLDIFKWEFLEDVNDTIILNFHCKKAKTRFRGRDYVAYYSNEIANFGGPWKFDGLPGFIVKIYSIDGFIDINPISIKINPNYVSIIKNPFENKKFIWFKDLKNVILNEEREHFKRAKSANPYLTSYKKSAGLKTIEDLGLNYERKYE, from the coding sequence ATGAAAACAAAAATAATATTCGTCTTTTACTTTTTTTGTAATTCAATTTTTGCACAACAAATAATTTTTGAATATTCTCAAAAAATAAATAGGCCTTCAGATGACTTAAATTTGAAATATCAATTGATAATGGAAGATGATAAATCCTTAGCAAAAGTAAAAGATATAAAAGATATTACACAAATTGAAAATCATACAGATTTTGATTTTGGAGGAATAAATGATTCTGTAGTAAGTTATGTTTATAAAAATCAAGATTTTCCAAGATTTGTTAGAATATCAGAAGAAAAAATTTTTAAATCATATTCTGAAAATCAAATGTTTGTTTCAACTCCAGATAATTTCAAAGAAAACCATAAAGTAATTAAAGATAGTTTGGACATTTTTAAATGGGAATTTTTAGAAGATGTTAATGATACTATAATATTAAATTTTCATTGTAAAAAAGCAAAAACAAGATTTAGAGGAAGAGATTATGTTGCTTATTATTCAAATGAGATTGCAAATTTTGGTGGTCCATGGAAATTTGACGGTTTACCAGGCTTTATTGTAAAAATATATTCAATAGATGGTTTTATTGATATCAACCCAATTTCTATAAAGATTAATCCAAACTATGTTTCAATAATTAAAAATCCTTTTGAGAATAAAAAGTTTATATGGTTTAAAGATTTGAAAAATGTTATATTAAACGAAGAGAGAGAACATTTTAAAAGAGCAAAATCAGCAAATCCATACTTAACTTCTTATAAAAAATCTGCCGGACTAAAAACTATAGAAGATTTAGGGTTAAATTATGAGAGAAAATATGAATAA
- the mtgA gene encoding monofunctional biosynthetic peptidoglycan transglycosylase, with amino-acid sequence MATKKPISKTKPTSRNNKSNSGKSTWKSKLWRFTWKFALWFNIISLFFVLLYKFVPVPFTPLMVIRYFENSAAGKDIETQHDWVPIEEISKNLQKAVIASEDGNFCKHSGFDFKAMQKAATGNFKGKKLKGGSTISQQTAKNVFLWQGRSYFRKALEAYYTVLIELIWGKERIMEVYLNSIEMGDGVYGAQAACKHWYNKDCKSLTRMQAAGIAAILPNPRKFKPVNSSAYITKKQRRIAQYILLTKLNY; translated from the coding sequence ATGGCAACCAAAAAACCAATTTCAAAAACAAAACCTACATCAAGAAATAACAAATCTAATTCAGGTAAAAGCACATGGAAATCAAAACTATGGCGCTTTACTTGGAAGTTTGCATTGTGGTTTAACATCATCAGTTTATTTTTTGTATTGCTATATAAATTTGTTCCTGTTCCATTTACACCCTTAATGGTTATTCGTTATTTTGAAAATTCTGCAGCAGGAAAAGATATTGAAACGCAACATGATTGGGTACCCATCGAAGAGATTTCAAAAAATTTACAAAAAGCCGTTATTGCTAGTGAAGACGGTAATTTTTGCAAACACAGTGGTTTCGATTTTAAAGCCATGCAAAAAGCGGCCACTGGAAATTTTAAAGGTAAAAAATTAAAAGGAGGAAGTACCATTTCACAGCAAACCGCTAAAAATGTGTTTTTGTGGCAAGGGAGAAGTTATTTTAGAAAAGCTTTAGAAGCCTATTATACCGTTCTAATAGAATTAATTTGGGGGAAAGAGCGCATCATGGAAGTCTATTTAAACAGTATTGAAATGGGTGATGGGGTTTATGGTGCACAAGCTGCTTGTAAACATTGGTACAATAAAGATTGTAAAAGTTTAACTCGAATGCAAGCCGCAGGAATCGCTGCAATTCTTCCTAATCCCAGAAAGTTTAAACCCGTAAATTCTTCCGCTTACATTACAAAAAAACAAAGAAGAATTGCTCAATATATTTTATTAACTAAACTCAACTACTAA
- a CDS encoding SDR family NAD(P)-dependent oxidoreductase encodes MNKTVLITGSCGGIGKQTALHFASRNWTVIATMHVCKEIEEFKGISNIYTYGLDVTSTESIESAKNEILKNHKRIDTIINNAGVGYRSFVELSEDEKINMIVNVNWLGVVKICRAFIPILRTQNFGQIINITSVAGLVNLPLGNFYHSTKQAVESFSECMAYELYPFNISVSTVQFGNAPTAFQKNVTKCQNTDICSYNNLMNKISILLEKKSCKNTDLPQKIVEKLYQIAENPNHNFRRYTVGFDANFMKTFRRITGYKLFNLIIRKKTIER; translated from the coding sequence ATGAATAAAACCGTATTAATAACAGGATCTTGTGGCGGAATTGGCAAACAAACGGCACTGCATTTTGCAAGTAGAAACTGGACTGTTATTGCTACTATGCATGTATGTAAAGAAATTGAAGAATTTAAAGGTATTTCAAATATTTATACTTACGGATTAGACGTAACCTCAACCGAAAGTATTGAAAGTGCAAAAAATGAAATTCTTAAAAACCATAAAAGAATTGACACCATTATTAACAATGCGGGTGTAGGTTACAGAAGTTTTGTTGAGCTTTCAGAAGATGAAAAAATCAACATGATTGTTAATGTAAATTGGCTTGGAGTAGTGAAAATTTGTCGCGCTTTTATTCCTATTTTAAGAACGCAAAATTTTGGTCAAATAATTAATATTACCTCTGTAGCTGGCTTAGTCAATTTACCACTTGGTAATTTTTACCATTCAACTAAACAAGCGGTTGAAAGTTTTTCAGAATGTATGGCTTATGAGTTATATCCTTTTAACATAAGTGTTTCAACCGTTCAATTTGGAAATGCTCCAACAGCTTTTCAAAAAAATGTAACAAAATGTCAAAACACAGATATTTGTTCCTATAACAATCTAATGAATAAAATTTCAATTCTATTGGAGAAAAAATCATGCAAGAATACCGATTTACCTCAAAAAATTGTTGAAAAATTATACCAAATAGCTGAAAATCCAAATCACAACTTTAGACGATACACTGTTGGGTTTGATGCAAATTTTATGAAAACTTTCCGAAGAATTACTGGGTATAAACTATTCAATTTAATCATTAGAAAAAAAACCATAGAGCGTTAA
- a CDS encoding TIGR00266 family protein, which produces MIAHEIDYHIYGEEMQYVEIELDPQEVVIAEAGGFMMMEDGIKMETIFGDGSQQQQGFMGKLLSAGKRVLTGESLFMTAFQNQGLGKKKVSFASPYPGKIIAIDLREYNGKFICQKDAFLCAAKGVSVGIEFSKKIGRALFGGEGFIMQKIEGDGMAFVHSGGTLAKKVLAPGEVMRIDTGCVVGYTQDVDFDIEFVGGIKNTIFGGEGMFYATLRGPGTVYIQSLPFSRLAGRILANAPQNGGGKEEGSLLGGVGRLLDGDNF; this is translated from the coding sequence ATGATTGCACACGAAATAGATTACCATATTTATGGGGAAGAAATGCAATATGTAGAGATTGAATTAGATCCTCAAGAAGTTGTTATTGCAGAAGCAGGCGGATTTATGATGATGGAAGACGGTATTAAAATGGAAACCATTTTTGGAGACGGCAGCCAACAACAACAAGGATTCATGGGTAAATTGTTATCAGCTGGTAAACGCGTTTTAACCGGTGAGAGTTTATTTATGACGGCATTTCAAAATCAAGGATTAGGTAAGAAAAAAGTTTCTTTTGCATCTCCTTACCCTGGAAAAATTATTGCCATTGATTTAAGAGAATACAACGGCAAATTTATCTGTCAAAAAGATGCCTTTTTATGTGCAGCTAAAGGTGTATCCGTTGGAATAGAATTCTCTAAAAAAATAGGTCGTGCTTTATTTGGAGGAGAAGGATTCATTATGCAAAAAATTGAAGGTGATGGAATGGCATTTGTGCATTCAGGAGGAACTTTAGCTAAAAAAGTATTGGCTCCAGGTGAAGTCATGCGAATCGATACGGGTTGTGTGGTAGGATATACACAAGATGTTGATTTTGATATTGAATTTGTTGGTGGAATTAAGAATACTATTTTTGGCGGCGAAGGTATGTTTTATGCTACTTTACGCGGACCTGGAACGGTATACATTCAATCGTTACCATTTAGCCGTTTAGCAGGAAGAATTTTAGCCAATGCTCCTCAGAATGGTGGTGGAAAAGAAGAAGGAAGTTTATTAGGTGGCGTAGGTCGATTATTAGACGGAGATAATTTTTAA